Proteins encoded by one window of Cannabis sativa cultivar Pink pepper isolate KNU-18-1 chromosome 4, ASM2916894v1, whole genome shotgun sequence:
- the LOC115713626 gene encoding uncharacterized protein LOC115713626 translates to MGDMNNVCAHEDKMGGNRYPDFLINGFQQALNDSGLQDTELYGYPFTWERGRGTSSWIEVCLDRGLADLAWLQIFSSTKLYNLEISTSDHSPILLELFTTAVQQRVTRFRLENAWLRELLCYQLIKDFWDGCGDVEVQQKIQRCGQRLVVWGKEFTGNFKERIQQCKNEVQK, encoded by the coding sequence ATGGGCGATATGAATAATGTGTGTGCTCATGAGGATAAAATGGGAGGGAATCGGTATCCTGATTTCTTAATAAATGGATTTCAACAAGCTTTGAATGATAGTGGGTTACAAGACACGGAGCTTTATGGTTATCCTTTTACTTGGGAAAGGGGTAGGGGTACTTCGAGTTGGATTGAAGTTTGTCTGGACAGAGGCTTAGCAGATCTTGCTTGGTTGCAAATATTTAGTTCGACTAAACTTTACAACCTTGAGATATCGACATCCGATCATTCGCCCATTTTGCTTGAACTTTTTACTACTGCTGTTCAGCAACGGGTCACTCGTTTTCGCTTAGAAAATGCATGGCTACGTGAACTACTTTGTTACCAATTGATCAAAGATTTCTGGGATGGCTGTGGTGATGTTGAAGTGCAGCAGAAGATTCAAAGGTGTGGGCAGCGGTTGGTGGTTTGGGGGAAGGAGTTTACGGGTAATTTTAAAGAGAGAATTCAACAATGCAAAAATGAAGTGCAAAAGTGA